A single region of the Chiroxiphia lanceolata isolate bChiLan1 chromosome 20, bChiLan1.pri, whole genome shotgun sequence genome encodes:
- the MKS1 gene encoding Meckel syndrome type 1 protein produces MAGAVRGPGGGGVVCRSRDPAVYRSRDPVRNLRLRVRIQRVAPAGPVLPQAPPPLAGPERPGRAGSAAGEAAVPLAVIRASAAGARRPPEDEEEEAEVGWQEKLFSQFEVDLYLNESACQTPLDRQYHEEIRKLEKAGGRKNYRIFTYTDHDRFTNLEELCQKVTDSDHEVPSYLAERMANVRRRRQDRRPVEASSLKSKIITWEPSEEFIKNNHVINTPVQTMYIMGDLGPYGKLGHREYEHVLCTIKVDGNGVITVKPDFTGTKGPYRIELDGEKREVWEYTIENASAQVQPEEEEREQRMFRDLYGRHRDYLNGLVGSEFEMPLPGTLRLFVNGEIVSAQGYEYDNLYVHFFLELPNQWSSPPFQQLSGVTQTCTTKKVGWDKVAYFCYPFTVEMFYTLEDEDSLPQWPVLYFEVLSLDFWQRYRVEGYGSLVLPASPGVHELTIPTWRPVELGTVAEMRRFFIGGSPELEDLTYVRVPSTFKGKRLSRFGFRTETTGSVTFRLYCLQQSKAFLESSALRQRMQSVLDRLGGFSQQSSVYNVLEAFQRARRRMQEARESLPQDLISPSASSLPQTQDL; encoded by the exons ATGGCGGGCGCCGTGCGGGGCCCGGGCGGGGGAGGTGTCGTGTGCCGCTCCCGGGACCCCGCCGTGTACCGCTCCCGGGACCCCGTCCGCAACCTGCGCCTGCG GGTCCGCATCCAGCGTGTCGCGCCCGCCGGGCCCGTCCTGCCGcaggcgccgccgccgctcgccGGCCCCGAgcgcccgggccgggccggcagcGCCGCCGGGGAGGCAGCGGTGCCGCTGGCGGTGATCCGGGCCTCTGCCGCGGGCGCCCGGCGGCCCCcggaggacgaggaggaggaggccgaGGTGGGGTGGCAGGAGAAGCTCTTCAGCCAG TTTGAGGTGGATCTGTACCTGAATGAGTCAGCCTGCCAGACTCCCCTGGACCGGCAGTACCATGAGGAGATCCGGAAACTGGAGAAGGCTGGAGGTCGGAAGAACTATCGCATCTTCACCTACACCGACCATGACCGATTCACCAACCTAGAGGAG ctCTGCCAGAAGGTAACTGACTCTGATCATGAGGTGCCCTCGTATCTGGCCGAGAGGATGGCCAATGTGAGGAGGAGAAGACAGGACCGTAGGCCAGT AGAAGCAAGTTCTCTGAAGTCAAAAATCATCACCTGGGAACCCTCGGAAGAATTTATAAAGAACAATCATGTGATTAACACACCTGTCCAGACCATGTACATCATGGGGGACTTGGGACCTTATGGGAA GCTTGGTCACAGAGAGTATGAACATGTTCTTTGCACAATCAAGGTGGATGGCAATGGGGTGATCACTGTGAAGCCTGATTTCACTGGCACAAAAGGACCCTACCG GATCGAGCTGGATGGAGAGAAGCGAGAGGTGTGGGAATACACCATCGAGAATGCCTCTGCCCAGGTGcagccagaggaggaggagcgtGAGCAGCGCATGTTCAGAGAC CTCTACGGTCGGCACAGGGATTACCTCAATGGGCTCGTGGGCTCAGAGTTTGAAATG CCTCTTCCTGGTACCCTGAGACTTTTTGTGAATGGAGAAATAG TTTCAGCTCAAGGCTATGAGTATGACAACCTTTATGTGCATTTCTTCCTGGAGCTTCCTAACC aGTGGTCAAGCCCCCCGTTCCAGCAGCTCTCAGGAGTGACACAGACCTGCACCACCAAGAAAGTGGGCTGG GATAAGGTGGCATACTTTTGCTACCCCTTCACTGTGGAGATGTTTTACACCCTAGAAGATGAAG ACAGTCTCCCTCAGTGGCCTGTTCTCTACTTCGAGGTCCTATCCCTGGATTTCTGGCAGAGGTATCGTGTGGAAGGATACGGGTCCTTGGTGCTGCCAGCATCTCCAG GTGTCCATGAGCTCACCATCCCTACCTGGCGCCCCGTGGAGCTGGGGACAGTGGCTGAGATGAGGAGGTTTTTCATTGGGGgatctcctgagctggaggacttAACCTATGTCCGGGTACCATCGACCTTCAAG ggaaagCGCCTGAGCCGCTTTGGTTTCCGGACAGAGACCACGGGGAGCGTCACGTTCCGGCTGTACTGCCTGCAGCAGTCCAA AGCCTTTCTGGAGAGCAGTGCCCTGAGGCAGCGCATGCAGAGTGTACTGGACCGACTGGGAGGCTtcagccagcagagctctgtcTACAACGTTCTGG AGGCCTTCCAGCGGGCACGGCGCCGGATGCAGGAAGCACGGGAGAGCCTTCCTCAGGATCTCATCAGcccttctgcctcctccctgccccagacACAGGACCTGTGA
- the LOC116796749 gene encoding schlafen family member 13-like isoform X1 produces the protein MYPSRIRMANQEEHLLINLNTNYADVVIDIGKMLVGESYRKKMNENQNQKRQRRDLSIAVCALLNSQGGIVRMESEDRNYCFREHGIGLDIENSLRDCIGSNEIGEYFTWMQEGSNLLLFVKTWSCGGLEQGSTEATKPRLCSLSTGLFYRSSNSVFPVKSRVAPEFLRGKKSSAKCDNVGGLSAKKARLSVSDGADETPLNIQEHDIQDAAARFLKRDKVLVGEVLGFTKTTHIEFQQYSTENVLEYISKNLPKYVSAFANTEGGYLFFGVDDNGKVTGTHSNVEKEALEQTVAKTILSLPVYHSCGSGALGVQFQTRTLDVYDQAGCSQGYICAVHVEQSCCPVFCGDPESWMVMGGTIERLRAGKWMELMTASDPVVSALADEFKTELSLANGPPLIKPVYSRAGLQCAAELQEHLYPVGSNEIKWKPETICTDLFSEYPGLEDLMRKQLCGVTQGVLIFSRSWAVDIGLQKNQDVVCDALLVADSEYPVLFTVVRDTSCVTSGTWRETARALKQKLVNDGGYTSRVCVIPQILQLNGTEDQRAVEENDVPWQETLHDSTSLYPKSYILTSRDIPAFLRALVIVALGFKSYLSDHLGCEIFNLLTLKQYELLSKNLHKVRKLFVLGLPGTGKTIVALKIIEKIKNTFHCSVDEILYICENQPLRDFVRDNDCQAVTRAAFLKKNFPHVKHIVVDEAQNFRRDEGDWYQRARSIVERSGGIFWVFLDFFQTTYPYDCGLDFSKMDPQEWLTKMVRNAEEICCFMLNLMRKIHQTRNIGMPYEVLGELLKQAECAHSLPGSFREHNIRPDELAKHVAELCKSYLDEGYSLRDIAILCSTQHEAEQFREKLQHELERQLRKRRVRRALGLAEDVSKNVIVIDSIRRFSGLERRIVFVIDPFTVQGQIFDNLVLCAVSRANTKVHLFC, from the exons atgtatCCCTCCAGGATCAGGATGGCCAACCAGGAAGAGCATCTGCTGATCAACTTGAACACAAACTATGCTGATGTGGTGATAGATATTGGGAAAATGCTTGTCGGAGAGAGTTACAGAAAGAAGATGAATGAGAATCAGAATCAGAAAAGGCAACGAAGGGACCTTTCCATAGCAGTGTGTGCATTGCTGAATTCCCAAGGAGGAATAGTGAGGATGGAGAGTGAGGACAGGAATTACTGCTTCCGGGAGCATGGCATTGGGCTGGACATCGAGAACAGCCTCCGGGATTGCATTGGCAGCAACGAGATCGGTGAATACTTCACGTGGATGCAGGAGGGGAGTAACTTGCTGCTTTTTGTTAAAACATGGAGCTGTGGAGGCCTGGAACAAGGAAGTACAGAAGCCACCAAGCCGCGTCTCTGCAGCCTGAGCACTGGTTTGTTTTATCGGTCCAGTAATTCCGTTTTCCCTGTCAAGTCAAGAGTTGCCCCTGAATTCctgagggggaagaaaagctcTGCCAAGTGCGACAATGTGGGTGGGCTGAGTGCCAAGAAAGCTCGACTGAGTGTTTCTGATGGAGCAGATGAGACTCCTCTGAACATTCAGGAGCATGACATCCAAGATGCTGCAGCCAGGTTTCTAAAGAGAGACAAAGTACTGGTTGGGGAGGTCCTGGGTTTCACAAAAACAACTCATATTGAATTTCAGCAATACAGTACAGAGAATGTCTTGGAATACATAAGCAAAAACCTTCCTAAATATGTCTCTGCCTTTGCAAACACTGAGGgtggatatttattttttggtgtGGATGACAACGGTAAAGTCACTGGAACCCACAGTAATGTGGAAAAAGAAGCCTTAGAACAAACAGTGGCCAAGACCattctctctctgcctgtctATCACTCCTGTGGCTCTGGGGCTCTGGGAGTGCAGTTCCAGACACGCACCCTGGATGTTTATGACCAAGCAGGATGTTCACAGGGCTACATCTGTGCTGTGCACGTTGAACAGTCCTGCTGCCCTGTGTTCTGTGGTGACCCCGAATCCTGGATGGTGATGGGTGGCACGATTGAAAGACTGAGAGCTGGGAAATGGATGGAGCTCATGACAGCTTCAGACCCAG TTGTGTCAGCTTTGGCTGATGAATTTAAGACTGAGCTCAGCTTGGCAAACGGCCCTCCTCTGATCAAGCCAGTTTATTCCAGAGCTGGTCTGCAGTGTGCAGCTGAACTCCAAGAACATCTCTACCCAG tgggTTCTAATGAAATCAAATGGAAGCCAGAAACCATCTGCACTGACCTGTTCTCAGAGTACCCTGGATTAGAGGATTTAATGAGAAAACAACTCTGTGGAGTTACCCAGGGGGTACTGATATTTTCAAGGAGTTGGGCTGTTGACATTGGCTTGCAGAAAAACCAGGATGTTGTGTGTGATGCTCTCCTAGTAGCCGACAGTGAGTATCCAGTGTTGTTTACTGTGGTCAGGGACACCTCTTGTGTCACATCTGGAACCTGGAGAGAAACTGCTCGTGCCTTGAAGCAAAAACTAGTCAATGATGGGGGATATACTTCAAGAGTGTGTGTGATTCCCCAGATCCTGCAGCTGAATGGCACAGAGGACCAGAGAGCAGTTGAAGAGAATGATGTTCCCTGGCAAGAAACCCTGCATGATTCCACCAGCCTTTACCCAAAGAGTTACATCCTCACCTCCAGGGacatccctgccttcctgcGGGCACTTGTGATTGTTGCGCTGGGCTTTAAGTCCTACTTAAGTGACCATCTTGGCTGTGAGATTTTCAACCTTCTCACTCTCAAACAGTATGAGCTGCTCTCCAAGAACCTGCACAAAGTCAGGAAGCTGTTTGTCCTTGGTCTTCCTGGGACAGGGAAAACAATTGTGGCTTTGAAGAtcattgagaaaataaaaaacacttttcaCTGTTCCGTGGACGAGATACTTTATATTTGTGAAAATCAACCCTTGAGGGATTTTGTGAG AGATAATGACTGCCAGGCTGTGACACGTGCTGCCTTCCTGAAAAAGAACTTCCCACACGTGAAACACATTGTGGTTGATGAAGCTCAGAATTTTCGTCGTGATGAAGGAGATTGGTACCAACGCGCCCGGTCAATAGTTGAAAGAAGTGGTGGCATTTTCTGGGTCTTTCTGGATTTCTTCCAGACCACTTACCCATATGATTGTGGTCTTGACTTTTCAAAAATGGATCCTCAGGAATGGCTGACCAAAATGGTCCGGAATGCCGAGGAAATATGCTGTTTCATGTTAAATCTAATGAGGAAAATCCACCAAACACGTAACATTGGTATGCCCTATGAAGTGCTGGGGGAGTTGTTGAAACAGGCTGAATGTGCCCATTCTTTGCCAGGTTCCTTTAGAGAACACAATATAAGACCAGATGAATTGGCAAAGCATGTGGCCGAGCTCTGCAAGAGCTACCTTGATGAAGGCTATTCCCTCAGAGATATCGCCATCCTGTGCAGCACACAGCATGAAGCCGAGCAGTTCAGAGAGAAACTGCAACATGAGCTAGAAAGACAACTAAGGAAGCGCAGGGTGAGGAGGGCCTTGGGATTAGCAGAGGATGTTTCAAAAAATGTCATTGTCATTGACAGCATCCGACGCTTCTCAGGCCTAGAAAGGAGGATTGTCTTTGTCATTGACCCTTTCACTGTGCAAGGGCAGATATTTGACAATCTTGTGCTCTGTGCAGTGTCCAGAGCCAACACCAAAGTCCATTTGTTTTGTTAG
- the LOC116796749 gene encoding schlafen family member 13-like isoform X2: MANQEEHLLINLNTNYADVVIDIGKMLVGESYRKKMNENQNQKRQRRDLSIAVCALLNSQGGIVRMESEDRNYCFREHGIGLDIENSLRDCIGSNEIGEYFTWMQEGSNLLLFVKTWSCGGLEQGSTEATKPRLCSLSTGLFYRSSNSVFPVKSRVAPEFLRGKKSSAKCDNVGGLSAKKARLSVSDGADETPLNIQEHDIQDAAARFLKRDKVLVGEVLGFTKTTHIEFQQYSTENVLEYISKNLPKYVSAFANTEGGYLFFGVDDNGKVTGTHSNVEKEALEQTVAKTILSLPVYHSCGSGALGVQFQTRTLDVYDQAGCSQGYICAVHVEQSCCPVFCGDPESWMVMGGTIERLRAGKWMELMTASDPVVSALADEFKTELSLANGPPLIKPVYSRAGLQCAAELQEHLYPVGSNEIKWKPETICTDLFSEYPGLEDLMRKQLCGVTQGVLIFSRSWAVDIGLQKNQDVVCDALLVADSEYPVLFTVVRDTSCVTSGTWRETARALKQKLVNDGGYTSRVCVIPQILQLNGTEDQRAVEENDVPWQETLHDSTSLYPKSYILTSRDIPAFLRALVIVALGFKSYLSDHLGCEIFNLLTLKQYELLSKNLHKVRKLFVLGLPGTGKTIVALKIIEKIKNTFHCSVDEILYICENQPLRDFVRDNDCQAVTRAAFLKKNFPHVKHIVVDEAQNFRRDEGDWYQRARSIVERSGGIFWVFLDFFQTTYPYDCGLDFSKMDPQEWLTKMVRNAEEICCFMLNLMRKIHQTRNIGMPYEVLGELLKQAECAHSLPGSFREHNIRPDELAKHVAELCKSYLDEGYSLRDIAILCSTQHEAEQFREKLQHELERQLRKRRVRRALGLAEDVSKNVIVIDSIRRFSGLERRIVFVIDPFTVQGQIFDNLVLCAVSRANTKVHLFC, encoded by the exons ATGGCCAACCAGGAAGAGCATCTGCTGATCAACTTGAACACAAACTATGCTGATGTGGTGATAGATATTGGGAAAATGCTTGTCGGAGAGAGTTACAGAAAGAAGATGAATGAGAATCAGAATCAGAAAAGGCAACGAAGGGACCTTTCCATAGCAGTGTGTGCATTGCTGAATTCCCAAGGAGGAATAGTGAGGATGGAGAGTGAGGACAGGAATTACTGCTTCCGGGAGCATGGCATTGGGCTGGACATCGAGAACAGCCTCCGGGATTGCATTGGCAGCAACGAGATCGGTGAATACTTCACGTGGATGCAGGAGGGGAGTAACTTGCTGCTTTTTGTTAAAACATGGAGCTGTGGAGGCCTGGAACAAGGAAGTACAGAAGCCACCAAGCCGCGTCTCTGCAGCCTGAGCACTGGTTTGTTTTATCGGTCCAGTAATTCCGTTTTCCCTGTCAAGTCAAGAGTTGCCCCTGAATTCctgagggggaagaaaagctcTGCCAAGTGCGACAATGTGGGTGGGCTGAGTGCCAAGAAAGCTCGACTGAGTGTTTCTGATGGAGCAGATGAGACTCCTCTGAACATTCAGGAGCATGACATCCAAGATGCTGCAGCCAGGTTTCTAAAGAGAGACAAAGTACTGGTTGGGGAGGTCCTGGGTTTCACAAAAACAACTCATATTGAATTTCAGCAATACAGTACAGAGAATGTCTTGGAATACATAAGCAAAAACCTTCCTAAATATGTCTCTGCCTTTGCAAACACTGAGGgtggatatttattttttggtgtGGATGACAACGGTAAAGTCACTGGAACCCACAGTAATGTGGAAAAAGAAGCCTTAGAACAAACAGTGGCCAAGACCattctctctctgcctgtctATCACTCCTGTGGCTCTGGGGCTCTGGGAGTGCAGTTCCAGACACGCACCCTGGATGTTTATGACCAAGCAGGATGTTCACAGGGCTACATCTGTGCTGTGCACGTTGAACAGTCCTGCTGCCCTGTGTTCTGTGGTGACCCCGAATCCTGGATGGTGATGGGTGGCACGATTGAAAGACTGAGAGCTGGGAAATGGATGGAGCTCATGACAGCTTCAGACCCAG TTGTGTCAGCTTTGGCTGATGAATTTAAGACTGAGCTCAGCTTGGCAAACGGCCCTCCTCTGATCAAGCCAGTTTATTCCAGAGCTGGTCTGCAGTGTGCAGCTGAACTCCAAGAACATCTCTACCCAG tgggTTCTAATGAAATCAAATGGAAGCCAGAAACCATCTGCACTGACCTGTTCTCAGAGTACCCTGGATTAGAGGATTTAATGAGAAAACAACTCTGTGGAGTTACCCAGGGGGTACTGATATTTTCAAGGAGTTGGGCTGTTGACATTGGCTTGCAGAAAAACCAGGATGTTGTGTGTGATGCTCTCCTAGTAGCCGACAGTGAGTATCCAGTGTTGTTTACTGTGGTCAGGGACACCTCTTGTGTCACATCTGGAACCTGGAGAGAAACTGCTCGTGCCTTGAAGCAAAAACTAGTCAATGATGGGGGATATACTTCAAGAGTGTGTGTGATTCCCCAGATCCTGCAGCTGAATGGCACAGAGGACCAGAGAGCAGTTGAAGAGAATGATGTTCCCTGGCAAGAAACCCTGCATGATTCCACCAGCCTTTACCCAAAGAGTTACATCCTCACCTCCAGGGacatccctgccttcctgcGGGCACTTGTGATTGTTGCGCTGGGCTTTAAGTCCTACTTAAGTGACCATCTTGGCTGTGAGATTTTCAACCTTCTCACTCTCAAACAGTATGAGCTGCTCTCCAAGAACCTGCACAAAGTCAGGAAGCTGTTTGTCCTTGGTCTTCCTGGGACAGGGAAAACAATTGTGGCTTTGAAGAtcattgagaaaataaaaaacacttttcaCTGTTCCGTGGACGAGATACTTTATATTTGTGAAAATCAACCCTTGAGGGATTTTGTGAG AGATAATGACTGCCAGGCTGTGACACGTGCTGCCTTCCTGAAAAAGAACTTCCCACACGTGAAACACATTGTGGTTGATGAAGCTCAGAATTTTCGTCGTGATGAAGGAGATTGGTACCAACGCGCCCGGTCAATAGTTGAAAGAAGTGGTGGCATTTTCTGGGTCTTTCTGGATTTCTTCCAGACCACTTACCCATATGATTGTGGTCTTGACTTTTCAAAAATGGATCCTCAGGAATGGCTGACCAAAATGGTCCGGAATGCCGAGGAAATATGCTGTTTCATGTTAAATCTAATGAGGAAAATCCACCAAACACGTAACATTGGTATGCCCTATGAAGTGCTGGGGGAGTTGTTGAAACAGGCTGAATGTGCCCATTCTTTGCCAGGTTCCTTTAGAGAACACAATATAAGACCAGATGAATTGGCAAAGCATGTGGCCGAGCTCTGCAAGAGCTACCTTGATGAAGGCTATTCCCTCAGAGATATCGCCATCCTGTGCAGCACACAGCATGAAGCCGAGCAGTTCAGAGAGAAACTGCAACATGAGCTAGAAAGACAACTAAGGAAGCGCAGGGTGAGGAGGGCCTTGGGATTAGCAGAGGATGTTTCAAAAAATGTCATTGTCATTGACAGCATCCGACGCTTCTCAGGCCTAGAAAGGAGGATTGTCTTTGTCATTGACCCTTTCACTGTGCAAGGGCAGATATTTGACAATCTTGTGCTCTGTGCAGTGTCCAGAGCCAACACCAAAGTCCATTTGTTTTGTTAG